Proteins encoded by one window of Primulina huaijiensis isolate GDHJ02 chromosome 1, ASM1229523v2, whole genome shotgun sequence:
- the LOC140978979 gene encoding cytokinin hydroxylase-like — translation MELVVLMAIFIFSLYFLLKVIYETISCYYITPRRIRKIMEKQGVHGPKPRFLVGNILEMASMVAKSTSDDMDSINHDIVGRLLPHFVSWSQSYGKRFIYWNGIEPRMCLTESELIKELLSKYSTISGKSWLQQQGSKHFIGHGLLMANGDDWYHQRHIVAPAFTGDKLKSYAGYMVECTKHMLQSLENEVKNGRTDFEIGEHMSRLTAEIISRTEFDCNYEKGKQIFHLLTLLQHLCAQASRHLCFPGSRFFPSKYNREIKSLKLEVERLLMEIIQSRKDCVEIGRSGSHGNDLLGILLNEMQKKRSNGFSLNLQVIMDECKTFFFAGHETTALLLTWTVMLLASNRDWQEKVRAEVRQVCGGGAPSVDQLSKLTMLNMVINESLRLYPPASVLPRMAFEDIKLGDLRIPKGLSIWIPMLAIHHSEEIWGKDVNEFNPARFASKSFATGRHFIPFAAGPRNCVGQSFALMEAKIILAMLISRFSFNISENYRHAPVVVLTIKPKYGVQVRLTPLSP, via the exons ATGGAATTGGTGGTTTTAATGGCCATATTCATATTTAGCCTCTATTTCCTCCTAAAAGTAATCTACGAAACTATATCATGTTACTACATAACCCCGAGAAGAATCAGGAAAATCATGGAAAAACAGGGCGTGCACGGTCCAAAACCCCGGTTCCTAGTCGGCAACATCTTGGAGATGGCTTCTATGGTCGCAAAATCGACCTCGGACGACATGGATTCGATCAACCACGATATCGTGGGACGTCTCCTACCTCATTTTGTTTCTTGGTCCCAGTCATACG GGAAGAGATTTATATATTGGAACGGGATTGAGCCCAGGATGTGCTTAACCGAATCCGAACTTATCAAAGAACTTCTATCTAAATACAGCACAATTTCCGGGAAATCATGGCTGCAACAACAGGGCTCCAAGCATTTTATCGGGCACGGTTTGTTAATGGCGAATGGGGACGATTGGTACCACCAACGACATATAGTGGCACCGGCATTCACGGGAGACAAGCTAAAG AGCTACGCAGGTTACATGGTGGAATGCACTAAACATATGCTGCAGTCACTGGAGAATGAAGTAAAGAATGGCCGAACAGATTTCGAGATAGGCGAACACATGAGCCGACTAACGGCTGAAATCATTTCAAGGACTGAATTTGATTGCAACTATGAAAAGGGGAAGCAAATATTTCATCTGTTAACACTTTTGCAGCATCTTTGTGCTCAAGCAAGCCGTCATTTGTGCTTCCCTGGAAGCCG GTTTTTCCCAAGCAAGTACAACAGAGAAATAAAATCGCTGAAACTGGAGGTGGAAAGGCTGTTAATGGAGATAATACAGAGTCGAAAAGACTGCGTAGAAATAGGGCGAAGCGGGTCACATGGGAACGATTTGCTGGGAattttactcaatgaaatgcagAAGAAGAGGAGCAATGGGTTCAGTTTGAATTTACAAGTAATAATGGATGAGTGCAAGACTTTCTTTTTTGCCGGGCATGAGACCACAGCTCTGTTGCTGACTTGGACAGTGATGTTGCTTGCGAGTAATCGGGACTGGCAGGAGAAAGTGCGTGCGGAGGTCAGGCAAGTCTGTGGCGGTGGTGCGCCGTCTGTCGATCAGCTGTCGAAGCTTACTATG TTGAACATGGTGATAAATGAATCACTTAGGCTGTATCCACCAGCGTCGGTTCTTCCACGAATGGCATTTGAAGACATCAAGTTAGGTGATCTTCGCATCCCAAAGGGTCTCTCGATATGGATCCCAATGCTTGCCATTCACCACAGTGAAGAGATATGGGGCAAAGATGTAAACGAGTTCAATCCCGCTAGATTTGCATCGAAGTCGTTCGCCACGGGTCGGCATTTCATCCCTTTTGCCGCGGGTCCAAGAAATTGTGTAGGTCAATCTTTTGCCCTGATGGAAGCCAAGATCATATTAGCCATGTTGATCTCGAGATTCAGTTTTAATATATCGGAAAATTACCGTCACGCTCCCGTGGTGGTTCTCACAATAAAACCCAAGTACGGGGTTCAAGTCCGTTTGACACCCTTAAGCCCGTGA